Sequence from the Halobaculum rubrum genome:
GGTGTCGTCTGATGGCGCTGTCGGCCGACATCGCCGCCACGTTCACCGCGGACGGCGCCGACGCGTTCGTCGTCGACGCCGCCGTCGAGGTCGAGCGCGGCGAGAGCCTCGTCGTGCTCGGCCCCAGCGGGAGCGGGAAGACCCTCCTACTGGAGACGATTGCGGGCTTTCACGAGCACGAGGGAACGATCTCGCTCGACGGCGAGGCGATCCACGACCGGGACCCGGAGGACCGCGGCTTCGGCTTCGTCTTCCAGGACTACGCGCTGTTCCCGCACCTCACCGTCGCCGAGAACGCCGCGTACGGTACTCGCTATCGCGACGACCACGGCGACCCGGACGCGCTCCTCGCCGAGCTGGGGGTCGCCGACCTCGCCGACCGCTCCCCGCCGACGCTGTCGGGCGGGGAGAAACAGCGCGTCGCGCTGGCGCGCTCGCTCGCGGTCCACCCGGACGTGATGCTGCTGGACGAACCGCTCGCGGCCCTCGACGTGCCGACGCGACAGACGCTGCGTGACGACCTCGCCGCGGTCCTCGACGACGTGACGGCGGTGTACGTCACCCACAACCGGACGACCGCTCGCGCAGTCGCCGATCGGATCGCCGTGATGCGCGACGGTCGGATCGTCCAGACCGGGACGCCGGAGGACGTGTTCGAGCGTCCCGCCTCCCCGATGGTCGCGGCGTTCACCGGGTCGAACGTCGTCGCCGCCGACGCCCTTCGCGGCGCCGTCGACCTGCCGGCCGACGCCGTGACGGCGGCCGTCCGACCGGAACACGTCGCGCTCGCGGACGCCGCCGCCGCCGACGGCGACCTCCCCGGCGAGGTCGTGCGCGCGGTCCGCGAGGACGCCGCTCACCGCGTCGTCGTCGACCTCGACACAGGTCCCTCCGATGTAGGCTCCTCCGACCCCGAGCCTCCGGTCGGCGCAGTCACCGACGGCGGCGACGCCCGCCTCTCGCTGTTCGTCGCCGACGACCCCCCGGCGCCGGGCGAGCGCGTCCGGCTCTCTGTGTCTCCCGAGCGCGTGACGCTGTACACTGCCGAAACTGAGTAACTGGAAGTAGTTTCTCTCCCCCGCCTGATCGACCGGATCTCGTTTCTGAACACGGTCAAGTACGATCCGACGAAT
This genomic interval carries:
- a CDS encoding ABC transporter ATP-binding protein, with translation MALSADIAATFTADGADAFVVDAAVEVERGESLVVLGPSGSGKTLLLETIAGFHEHEGTISLDGEAIHDRDPEDRGFGFVFQDYALFPHLTVAENAAYGTRYRDDHGDPDALLAELGVADLADRSPPTLSGGEKQRVALARSLAVHPDVMLLDEPLAALDVPTRQTLRDDLAAVLDDVTAVYVTHNRTTARAVADRIAVMRDGRIVQTGTPEDVFERPASPMVAAFTGSNVVAADALRGAVDLPADAVTAAVRPEHVALADAAAADGDLPGEVVRAVREDAAHRVVVDLDTGPSDVGSSDPEPPVGAVTDGGDARLSLFVADDPPAPGERVRLSVSPERVTLYTAETE